Below is a genomic region from Rhinoraja longicauda isolate Sanriku21f chromosome 34, sRhiLon1.1, whole genome shotgun sequence.
ccaaatggcctaattctactgctatcactTCTGACCATATGACCTAATTAGGCACCATGCACTATTACGAAAGAGTGGTCTTAAAGTGCATAAAGTATAAATCCTTGGTGCCTGATCAAGGGTATCCGAGGACAGTGTGGGAAACCAAGGAAGAAAATTCAGGGGCtctgcagagatatttgcatcactGTTAGCCATGGATGAGGTACTGGAAGACTGCTGGGTGGCTATAATGGTGCCTTTACTTAAGGACTGCAAGGAAAAggcagggaactacaggccagtgagcctaaagTCAATTGTGCGATAGTTACTGGGGGGGGAATTCTGAGAGACAAGTCCACTTGTAGTTGTAAAGGCAAGGACTGAGTAGGAACAGTCACGGTGGTTCTGTGAATGGGAAACAGTGACTCATGAATTTCACTGAGTTTTTCAAAAAGGGACAATGAAAATTGATGAGGGGCAGGTAATAGATGttgctacatggactttagcaaggcctttgacatgaTGTTGTATGGTATGCTGGTCCAGAAGTTAGATCACAAGGGATGCAGAGTGAGCTAGCCAATTGATACAAAACTGGTTTGGTAGAGATGATTCTGTAGGTCTGATTTACAGTTTGGAGAcctatgaccagtggtgtgctgcagagatcagtgctgggttCACTGTTGTTTATCATCTATGTCCATCATTTGGATGATTATGTGATTGTCTTGGTTAGTAAGTTTACGGATAATAAATTAGTGGTAGAGTGGAGAGTGAATAAGGTTATCTAAGATTGACGCTGGATCTAAATCAGCTGGAACAGAggcccaaggaatggcagatggaacttaATCACACAACTGcacagtgttgcattttggctgaACAGTAAATGGCACCagattgtaggaaggatgtggtttTGCTGGAGAGAATGCAAAGGAGATTCAGCAGAATgtttagaaaagaactgcagatgctggtttaaatcaaaggtcgacacaaaatgctggagtaactcagcgggacatacagcatctctggagagaaggaatgggttttgggttgagacccttcttcagatcagtatgaagaagggtctcgacccgaaaagtcacccactccttctctccaaagatgctgtatgtcccgttgatttactccagcattttgtgcctaccttcagcaGAATATTGCTTGGACTGGAGGACCTTAGCCATGGGGAGAAACTGGAGAGGGTTTTCTTGTTTTCCTTGCAGTGAAGGACACTGAGGAATGACCTGTTGGAAGTATATGAGGTTACgataaataatcaatattgttTTCTCATGGTCAGTATTTCAAAAACATGAGGGGATAGGGTTTGTGAGTggtatttttttacacagtgtttGGTTGATATCTGAATTATATgacagagaaggtggtggaatTGGATGCAATCACCATGTTTAAGAGACATATAGACAGATGGATAAATAGGCAAatttgcaagagagagttagatttagctcttagggctaagggaatcaagggatatgaggaaaaagccataacagggtactgattttggatgatcagccatgatcttattgagtggcagtgctggctcgaagggccgaacggcctactcctgcacctattttctatgtttctatctttatcTGAAGTCCCTATGGCAACAAATGGGATTAATACCGATGGGCAAAttgatgtggtgggccaaaggctctgTTTATTGGCTGTACTACTCTGTCTGAATACAAAATTATcacatttggggaaaaaaagaagcATGTCTCCAAACATATCACCAACTATTTGTTCTGGTACAACTACATTAATTCTACGATAAGGCACCACACCAACACCTCCACTTCTTCAGAATACCAAAGAAATCTAGCGGCTCTCCAATGACTATCAATTTCTGCTGATGCACCACCATGGAAATCATTTATCCAGAAGCATCATAGATTGCTGTCTGTCCTGGTCCGTCCAGGAtctcaataaattgcagagagttgtggaaccaGCCAAGTCCAACACAAACCAGGCTGCTCCATCAACGTAATCCACACTTCatcctgcctcgggaaagcaaccaacataatccaaGGACCACTCACAGGTCTTAAAAAGGGTatcgactgtcccgctgagttactccagctttttgtgtctatctttggtttaaaccagcatctgcagttccttcttacaccactCACAACCTGGTCATTGTATCTCCTCTCCTCTGCTGTCAGGCGGAAAATATGACAGTTTGAAAGCACGTGTCACCAGATTCAAGATTAGCTATTTGCCCGCTGTTAGCAGACACTTGAACAGACCTTTCATATGTTTCCAATCTTCCAATCCACCTCGTAATGGCCCcttgcactttgtttcctttttgtaCTCATGTATTGCGTGAATGTACCATTTACCTGCCCTACATGCAAAATAAAAGTTGTCACAGTATATTGCtacgttacaataataaaccaactccAAATATTGAGATGACAAAGGACTGAGGTTCACAGAGATCTTAGGGTCCTGCTGCCTGATTTGCAACAACTCGCATGTAGACGCAGAAAGAATGAGTGAATTCGTGAACTTAACAGGTTACTTGatgtaggggaagggggggggggttgcagaaGCCTGTAAGTGCAACTGGTAGGTGATTTAAACTTCCGTCATGTTGACTGGGACTGCCACAGATTCGAGGTTATGAAAGGGATGGAATTTGTTGAATGCGTCCATGAAAGATTTCTCAAACAATATGTGGAAGGGCCTGAAAGAGAGGAGGCGATACTGGGCCTCCTATTGGGAAATCAGGCagagcaagtgactgaagtgtcagtggggagCAAGTGACCATAATACTATCCGTAAAAATAACAAGTatataaattatatttcagacatgCAGTGAACTGGAGTCTGTGTCAGGTGTTCGACCGTTTAAAAATACAGGGCCGCTCATGCAAGAAAGAGACGAGACGAATCCGAATCCAGGGATCAGAGACTCTGATGAGCGGCGTCGTCAGCGAGTTTAACAGTTACTGAGCTGGGAAACTACACGTAACCCCCGAGAATCCACAGCACGGGTCGAGCGGAGAGGTAATCCCACCCTGGGAACTGTGCAACGGGCCAACTGTGAGTTGTGAATGTGTAGATGTGAACATTGTGTCAGAGTGTGTTAAAGGGGCGGGCGGCTCAGATTGATGTCACTGTGTTTGTGGGTCCGAACACTTCGCCGGATTTCCCCGCCCCTCTGGTGAAAAATGTAAAGATATCAGTGGCACCGGATCGCCCAACTTCCCAGCTCAGTCCTGAAGTGGGAATTAACCGCAAAGTTTCGATAGTTCTGCCGAAACGCAGCGAGCATGTCAGCGATTGGGACAGAGAACGCGCTCAGTGCATCAGTGAAACGGGTTTAACTGGAAAGCGCTGCCTTGAATTCGTATCAGACTTACTCTACAATAAACATTCCGGTCTCAGAGATGTACCGAGGTCAGTCTGGGTCTCTGAGGTGTCCGATTTTAAATGGAATTGGAGGGTTTTTGAAGACAGAGAAACACAGAAAGGCCGACGCTTCCAGAGCATCAATCCGCAGAGGGaaaatttaacctacataccgtcaCCATCTGTGTGACGACTCCCAAATACTGGGAATAACTTAACCGGTCACATCATCTTTGAAGGGAATGAATAGCGGACATTTCGCCGACACGAATCTTTGTCTCCATGGAGCAACGCCTCTCTTCATGACCGAATGCCGCCCAGACTGTTCCGACACCGGACCGGTGTTAAACAGGCGGAGACACCACTCCGCAACAGTACAACCGATCACCAATGTCACAAAATGTTTATTTACGGGAACACATTGACTGCTGCAGGATTCAATATAATTAGTTGAAAATCTCACACGCCCCAGTTAACCTTTAACAAATTATAATTAACCAAATCTGGTGGTCACTACTCTCTCAGTGAGGCTGTGGGCGGCTCTTAGAAGAGCCTTTGTTTTGTGTTCGAATAAAGGGGTAGTTATTTAGCCGCCGAACCCGTAGAGAGTGCGGCCCTGGCGTTTCAgagcgtacaccacatccatggcaGTGACCGTCTTGCGCTTGGCGTGCTCGGTGTAGGTGACCGCGTCCCTGATCACATTCTCCAGGAAAACCTTCAGCACCCCGCGGGTCTCCTCGTAGATCAGACCCGAGATCCGCTTGACCCCGCCACGCCGAGCCAGGCGGCGGATGGCTGGCTTGGTGATGCCCTGGATGTTATCGCGAAGTACTTTTCGGTGCCGCTTTGCTCCGCCTTTGCCCAGACCTTTGCCCCCTTTCCCTCGGCCAGACATGATGCTGCTTCACTCGAGTCGCTGCTCAGTGACAATCACGCTGTTGCTGTCTCCTTTTATACACAGCGCCCCGACCTGCCGGGGAAATGCAGAGGAGGAGAAAAGGCAGAATCATTGTGACGGACAGAAAGAGGGGCGCCTCTCATCTTCCAGCTCCGCCCTCCGTTTTCTTTAACCGCCAATTTCCAACAGTCAATAAACAATACAATTTAAATTTAGCGTTCCCGCCAATCCCCATGTCGAACTGgtcgaaataaggaactgcagatgctggttcatacgaaagatggacacaaagtgctggagtaaccagcatctcaagagaaaagggatagatgatgtttttgctcgggacccttcttcagcctgaaattgGAGAGACGTTGTGGGGAAATTGAGGAGGCAGTGGAGAGGGCGTGTAAagttggaggtgagaaaagaccgggacaaatcagggccgacaACAAACTACCTTTCCacttggaaattggaggaacagcagctgatGTTtagcttgtggggggggggggggggggatgaacggTGAATTATCTGTGTTTAAATGacttctaccaacactctcctcccctccccctttgcccCCATCACCCTCTAGTCGTTTAACCAGATCCACAGTTTTCccattgtatccctcttgggatcgcaCCTTCCTTAGCAACAACTTTGCAACAAGGTCCAGAGcagttgggaaggtgggactaggaaGGGCAGATGGCAAATATGAGATGTTGAATTTTGGCCTAATGAAACAATGGACATGACTTGCACGTAAATGGTAGGACCCTGAAGTGTGTTGCAGAACACAGAGATCTGGGTGTATGGCTCCCTGAAAATGGTCAGTCAGGTGGACAGCGCGGTGTAGGCTGTGTTTGGCATGCTTTCCTTCACTGCGAAGGATATAAGAGTACAAACGTTGCCCCATCATCATGCAGCTGAGCAAGTCGTtagttttagagggatttgggccaaatgtaggtaaaagggaccagcccaatatgccaacttagttggtatggacaaggtttccatgctgtacagctctatgactttatgactggtATTTATACGATGATAGATGACTGGCACTCACTGTGTGACCTAAAAAGATTTAaggttattattattgtcacgtgcaccaacagGAAACAATAATACTCCCCTGCACTGTACTGTAGGGAGACTGTGTGACCATCACACAGCACAATAATATAAAGACAAGGGACCTCAAACTGCTCTGTGGGGCAACAGATTTCCAACACCAACCCCTCTGCTGTACAGATAGACAGGAACACCCCCTGCACTACACTGTGAAATCACAGCCCACTACAGACCACACAGCCTGTGGACAGAGAGCTTTGCACCAGCCACTCCCAACACTGTAAGGGCACAGACCCGCACAAACCACCTCAGGACTGCATGGAGACTGCCCAGTACAGCTCCAGCACTGACAGTAGGGAGATGGACAAAGGGAATCCAACCACAGTCCTGCAGGGACACAGATTGGTGCGATCTCAGACTGTAACACGGCGTTCCATACCATCATTccctccaaactggttaccaagctcagggaacttggtctctgcacatccatatgcaactgcatcaaattcctgggcatgcacatTTCTGAACATCTGACCTGGCccgagcacattgatgcaatcataaagaaagtgcATCAATGTTTATACTTCTAAGATTCAGGAAATTCAGTATGTTAACAAACACattattgaacttctacaggtgtacagtagagaacatattgacaagttgcaccatggcctggttcagcaacttgaaacgCCCAGGATCAAAGATGATTGCAAAAAtggatgaacactgcccagtccatagacacaaaaagctggagtaactcagcgggacaggcagcatctctggagagaaggaatgggtgatgtttcgggtcgagacccttcttcagaccggttaaggacaatggaaacaagagatatagacggtgatatagagaggtaaagaataatgaatgaaagatatgcaaaaaagtaacaatgataaaagaaacaggccattgttagctgcttgtagggtgaaaatgaaaaaCGAATGCAATtttgatgggggagggatagagctagagagagagggaatgccggggctacctgaagagagaaacatagaaaaatagatgtaggagtaggccattcacccttCGTGCcagatcaatgtgatcatggctgatcatctaaagcccattccggctttctccccatgtcccttgattccttcagccctgagagataaatctaactctctcttgaaaacatccagtgagttggcctccactgccttctgtggcagggaattccacagattcacaactctctggctgaaaaagtttttcctcatctcagtcctaaatggccgcccccttattcttaaactgtgacccctggttctggactccccaacatcgggaacatgtttctgcatcaagcctgtcgaatcccttaagaattttatatgtttctacaagatcccctctcatccttctcaattccagtgaatacaagaccagtcaacccattctttcatcatatgtcagtcccgccctctgggaattaatctggtgaactttctctgcgctccctcaatagcattaatgtccttcctcaaagaagaccaaaattgtacacaatactccagggttggtctcaccagggccctgtacaacctgcTTGCTcctaactcaaatcctctcgcaatgaaggccagcagctttcttcactgcccgtgtacctgcatgcttactttcagtgtttgatgtacaagcacacccgggtcgtgttgcacctccccttttccgaatctgacaccattcagataataatctgccttcctgtacgccaccaaagtggataacctcacatccactgcatctacc
It encodes:
- the LOC144609458 gene encoding histone H4, with amino-acid sequence MSGRGKGGKGLGKGGAKRHRKVLRDNIQGITKPAIRRLARRGGVKRISGLIYEETRGVLKVFLENVIRDAVTYTEHAKRKTVTAMDVVYALKRQGRTLYGFGG